A genomic window from Terriglobia bacterium includes:
- a CDS encoding amidase: MLSEDILFLPVNELSKRIQARKLSPVELTESYLDRSRSIGKKLNAYATLTPDLALQQAHAAEKEIAAGKYRGPLHGIPYAAKDLLAVKGYPTGWGARPYSDQRFDYDATVIKKLEAAGAVLLGKAAMIELAGGMGYRFASASATGAARNPWNTDYWTCGSSSGSAAITGAGLAAFAIGTETWGSIICPSGFCGLSGLRPTYGRVSRSGAMALSYTMDKIGPITRSADDCDLVLKVISGHDAEDLGSLPEAAAKYSGAPEVKGKLRVGWLVNQWKEIKPDVNGPVMAARQVLEKSPSIELSNTTLPDGPWETAAGLVVSVEGATAFRTLIQSGRVAELTDPLGKIGGYMNEEISASDFILAQRIRAILQVKIDEIFQHVDVLATASLPVTASKLDANLDEALTFADPIGGIGNICGLPAISVPCGFGQHGLPAGIQFIGRALDDAKIVQAARIFQRQTDWHRKHPSLS, translated from the coding sequence ATGCTCAGCGAAGACATTCTCTTTCTCCCGGTCAATGAACTTTCAAAGCGCATTCAAGCGCGCAAGCTTTCCCCCGTTGAACTCACAGAAAGCTATCTGGATCGCAGCCGCTCGATCGGCAAAAAACTGAATGCGTATGCCACGCTCACGCCCGACTTGGCGTTGCAGCAGGCGCATGCGGCGGAAAAGGAAATCGCGGCAGGGAAGTATCGCGGCCCGCTCCACGGTATTCCTTACGCCGCCAAAGACCTGCTCGCGGTCAAAGGCTATCCCACTGGCTGGGGCGCGCGGCCATACTCTGACCAGCGCTTTGATTATGACGCCACAGTCATCAAAAAGCTGGAAGCTGCCGGCGCGGTGCTTCTGGGCAAGGCAGCTATGATCGAGCTGGCTGGCGGCATGGGATACCGTTTTGCCTCGGCGTCCGCCACCGGCGCGGCCAGAAATCCCTGGAACACCGATTACTGGACCTGCGGCTCTTCGAGCGGCTCTGCCGCCATCACCGGCGCAGGACTCGCGGCCTTTGCCATTGGCACTGAAACCTGGGGATCGATCATCTGTCCTTCCGGATTTTGTGGGCTCAGCGGCCTGCGTCCGACTTACGGACGCGTGAGCCGCAGCGGCGCCATGGCCCTCTCTTACACCATGGATAAAATCGGCCCCATTACGCGTAGCGCCGATGATTGCGACCTGGTTCTGAAAGTTATTTCCGGCCATGACGCCGAAGATCTGGGCTCACTGCCGGAGGCGGCCGCAAAGTATTCCGGCGCGCCTGAGGTAAAAGGCAAGCTGCGCGTGGGCTGGCTGGTGAACCAATGGAAAGAAATCAAGCCGGACGTGAACGGGCCCGTGATGGCCGCGCGGCAAGTTCTGGAAAAGAGCCCTTCCATCGAGCTAAGTAACACCACTCTTCCCGACGGTCCCTGGGAGACCGCCGCGGGACTTGTTGTTTCCGTGGAAGGCGCAACTGCATTTCGAACATTGATTCAATCGGGTCGCGTGGCTGAGCTGACTGATCCACTGGGGAAAATCGGCGGCTACATGAATGAAGAGATCAGCGCTTCAGACTTCATTCTGGCCCAGCGCATCCGCGCCATTCTGCAGGTAAAGATAGATGAGATTTTCCAGCACGTTGACGTTCTGGCCACGGCCTCATTGCCCGTGACCGCCAGCAAACTCGACGCCAACCTGGACGAGGCGTTAACCTTTGCCGATCCCATTGGCGGCATCGGCAATATCTGCGGTCTGCCCGCCATCAGCGTACCTTGCGGCTTCGGCCAGCACGGCTTGCCAGCGGGCATCCAGTTTATTGGCCGCGCCCTCGACGACGCAAAAATCGTTCAGGCGGCGCGCATTTTCCAGCGCCAGACAGATTGGCACCGCAAGCACCCCAGCCTTAGCTAA